From the genome of Pseudomonas sp. Teo4, one region includes:
- a CDS encoding FAD-dependent oxidoreductase, which yields MPTDPYQADCDVLVIGSGAAGLAAAVTAAWHGQKVMLVEKAPVFGGATAWSGGWAWVPRNPLARRAGIEEDIEQPRTYLRNELGEHFDAERVDAFLEACPHMVAFFEKHTALQFADGNGIPDMHGDTPGAASGGHQVIAAPYDAREVGALLPRLRKTLRETSFMGMPIMAGPDLAAFLNMTRSPRAFMHVCKRFGRHLYHLARHGRAMHLVNGVALVARLAKSAEDLGVRLLESAPAKRLLLEDGQVKGAVVTTPQGEMHIRAKAVVLAAGGFPNDTERRQQLFPRDASGHDNLALPPQSCSGDGLRLGEAAGGVVATDLKSPVAWAPVSRVPHRDGSVGHFPHIIERGKPGIIGVLASGKRFVNEAHGYYDYVSAMVEAVPQGEEVYSWLICDHRFLRRFGLGHARPAPLPVWPHLRSGYLKRGATLEQLARACGIDPTGLSATVADFNRHARNGQDPAFGRGSTPFNRKQGDPLHKGPNPCVAPIEHGPFYAVKVQPGCFGTFAGLRTDGHARVLDEAGQPIAGLYAAGTDMASVFGGWYPSGGINLGPALTFGYVAGRHIAGATDYE from the coding sequence ATGCCCACCGATCCCTACCAAGCCGACTGCGACGTTCTGGTCATCGGCTCCGGCGCAGCCGGGCTGGCTGCGGCCGTCACCGCCGCCTGGCATGGGCAGAAGGTCATGCTGGTGGAGAAAGCGCCGGTATTCGGCGGCGCCACGGCCTGGTCCGGCGGCTGGGCCTGGGTACCGCGCAACCCGCTGGCTCGGCGCGCTGGCATCGAGGAAGACATCGAGCAGCCTCGCACCTACCTGCGCAACGAACTGGGCGAGCACTTCGACGCCGAGCGCGTCGACGCCTTCCTTGAAGCCTGCCCGCACATGGTGGCGTTCTTTGAAAAGCATACCGCGCTGCAGTTTGCCGACGGCAATGGCATTCCCGACATGCATGGCGATACACCCGGCGCCGCCAGCGGCGGTCATCAGGTAATCGCGGCGCCTTACGATGCCCGCGAAGTCGGTGCCTTGCTGCCGCGCCTGCGCAAGACCCTGCGCGAAACATCGTTCATGGGCATGCCGATCATGGCCGGGCCCGACCTTGCCGCGTTCCTCAACATGACCCGTTCCCCACGCGCCTTTATGCACGTGTGCAAGCGCTTTGGCCGGCACCTCTACCACCTGGCCCGACACGGGCGTGCGATGCACCTGGTCAATGGCGTGGCGCTGGTGGCACGGCTGGCGAAATCGGCTGAAGACCTGGGCGTTCGTCTGCTGGAGTCAGCACCGGCCAAGCGCCTGCTACTAGAGGATGGGCAGGTAAAGGGGGCTGTGGTCACTACGCCACAAGGTGAAATGCACATTCGGGCCAAGGCCGTGGTGCTTGCCGCCGGGGGTTTTCCCAACGACACCGAGCGACGTCAGCAACTGTTTCCACGCGACGCCAGCGGCCACGACAACCTTGCCCTGCCCCCGCAGTCATGCTCGGGCGACGGCCTGCGCCTTGGCGAGGCGGCTGGTGGCGTGGTCGCGACCGACCTCAAATCGCCGGTGGCCTGGGCGCCGGTATCGAGGGTACCGCACCGTGACGGCAGCGTCGGCCACTTCCCGCACATCATCGAACGCGGCAAACCGGGCATCATTGGCGTGCTGGCCAGCGGCAAGCGTTTCGTCAACGAAGCGCACGGCTACTACGACTACGTTTCGGCCATGGTCGAGGCGGTGCCGCAAGGCGAGGAAGTCTACTCGTGGCTGATCTGTGACCACCGTTTCCTGCGCCGGTTCGGCCTCGGTCACGCGCGCCCGGCACCGCTACCGGTGTGGCCACACTTGCGCAGCGGCTACCTCAAGCGCGGCGCCACGCTGGAACAACTGGCCCGCGCCTGCGGCATCGACCCGACCGGTTTGAGCGCCACGGTCGCCGACTTCAACCGCCATGCCCGCAACGGCCAGGATCCGGCATTCGGCCGTGGCTCCACCCCGTTCAACCGCAAACAGGGCGACCCACTGCACAAGGGCCCGAACCCCTGTGTAGCGCCCATCGAGCATGGGCCGTTCTATGCGGTGAAGGTTCAACCCGGTTGCTTCGGCACCTTCGCCGGCCTTCGCACCGACGGCCACGCCCGTGTGCTGGACGAGGCCGGCCAACCGATTGCGGGCCTGTACGCGGCGGGTACCGACATGGCCAGCGTGTTCGGCGGCTGGTACCCCTCCGGTGGAATCAACCTCGGGCCGGCACTGACCTTCGGCTATGTGGCGGGACGGCATATTGCTGGAGCGACGGACTATGAGTAA
- a CDS encoding DUF5666 domain-containing protein → MNAFSRCLSVVSLVLGLGLGLMTCAGVQAAPVCVSRDEVGMGGAAGLQSPGGVGGTGVRSENGGVGGTGAPVQQRPGGTGGTGAVAEGVDGTLYDRSNGGVGGTGAPLLRPGGTGGTGIVGTITGFASICVNGLEVHFGKDVPVSENGVPASSGHLAIGQVVAVEAFATQRGLQAGRISILNVYEGPLTALPNAAGPLRVMGQPVRLAAGARVAEGLRPGEPVKVSGLRDASGAVVASRIERAPGLKESSAIGAIDRAGSLQGLKLGTRVAPAQEVLVRGQWTGRQLEVAQSRPDPSLPFAGRVQTAVIEGLVQRRQNQQLVVAGINVTLGRDTVVVGEQSTKLAVDQRVRVSGVFSGHREVRATRVEFTSERLDNSGRGHVERSSEQSSSGSGGSSNSGHGGGSETRAVSEDHSGKSDAVEVEADDHGNSESVDNSGKSERVESVEQDERSDNSGRSEKVEKVEEVEKAEKVEKAEKVEKGEKVEKVEKVEKVEKADKVEKVEKVEKVEKVDKVDKVEKVEKVEKVEKVEKVEKVEKVEKPEKVEKTEKVERPDRSGH, encoded by the coding sequence ATGAATGCCTTCTCGCGCTGCCTCAGTGTCGTCTCGCTGGTCCTGGGTTTGGGGCTGGGCCTGATGACGTGTGCAGGTGTGCAAGCAGCACCGGTGTGCGTCAGCCGTGACGAAGTCGGCATGGGGGGCGCTGCGGGGCTGCAGTCGCCAGGCGGCGTCGGCGGTACCGGCGTACGTAGCGAAAACGGTGGCGTGGGCGGTACGGGTGCACCTGTGCAACAGCGCCCAGGAGGCACCGGTGGTACCGGCGCGGTGGCCGAAGGCGTCGACGGCACCCTGTACGACCGCAGTAATGGCGGGGTAGGCGGTACCGGGGCTCCGCTGCTGCGCCCTGGCGGGACGGGAGGCACGGGCATCGTTGGCACCATTACCGGGTTCGCATCGATTTGCGTCAATGGCCTGGAGGTGCACTTCGGCAAAGACGTGCCGGTGAGTGAAAACGGCGTCCCGGCCAGCAGTGGGCACCTTGCCATCGGCCAGGTTGTCGCGGTCGAGGCCTTCGCCACCCAACGCGGCCTGCAAGCCGGGCGCATTTCGATTCTCAACGTTTATGAAGGGCCGTTGACCGCACTGCCTAATGCCGCAGGGCCGCTACGGGTAATGGGCCAGCCCGTGCGACTGGCCGCAGGGGCGCGGGTGGCCGAGGGGTTGCGCCCAGGCGAGCCGGTCAAGGTCAGCGGCCTGCGCGATGCCAGTGGCGCGGTGGTGGCCAGCCGTATCGAGCGTGCACCTGGCCTGAAAGAGTCCAGTGCGATTGGGGCGATAGACCGTGCCGGCAGCCTACAGGGGCTGAAACTGGGTACCCGCGTGGCCCCGGCACAGGAAGTGCTGGTGCGTGGCCAGTGGACCGGGCGCCAGCTGGAAGTCGCCCAGAGCCGCCCTGACCCCAGCCTGCCATTTGCCGGACGCGTGCAGACAGCCGTGATCGAGGGGCTGGTGCAGCGACGGCAGAACCAGCAACTGGTGGTGGCCGGTATCAACGTGACCCTTGGGCGCGACACCGTGGTCGTGGGCGAGCAGTCGACGAAACTGGCGGTGGATCAACGTGTCCGGGTAAGCGGTGTGTTCAGTGGTCATCGTGAGGTGCGGGCAACGCGCGTCGAGTTCACCAGCGAGCGCCTCGACAACTCGGGCAGGGGACATGTAGAGCGCAGCAGCGAGCAGAGTTCGAGCGGTTCGGGAGGTTCGAGCAACAGTGGCCATGGAGGTGGGAGCGAAACCCGTGCAGTCAGTGAAGACCACAGTGGCAAAAGCGATGCCGTCGAGGTCGAGGCAGATGACCATGGGAATTCCGAGTCGGTCGACAACTCTGGAAAGTCGGAGCGGGTCGAGTCCGTGGAACAGGATGAGCGCTCTGACAACAGTGGTCGGTCGGAAAAGGTGGAGAAGGTCGAGGAGGTAGAGAAGGCCGAGAAGGTGGAAAAGGCTGAAAAGGTAGAGAAAGGCGAGAAAGTGGAGAAGGTCGAGAAGGTTGAGAAGGTTGAGAAAGCAGATAAGGTCGAGAAAGTAGAAAAAGTCGAGAAAGTGGAAAAGGTCGATAAAGTCGACAAAGTCGAGAAGGTGGAAAAAGTCGAGAAAGTAGAAAAGGTGGAGAAAGTAGAAAAGGTCGAGAAGGTCGAAAAGCCCGAGAAAGTGGAGAAAACCGAAAAGGTAGAGCGTCCGGACCGTTCCGGGCACTAG
- a CDS encoding DUF6502 family protein, translating into MQSPTLPPSMLSALRRVMRPLVRLMLRKGVTYTMFSDLLKEVFVDVADREFRLDDKAPSDSRISLLTGVHRKDVRRLRGESDTSHEALPENITLGAQLVNVWTNSPPFCAQPGQALPLPRLASVGGECSFDALVAKISTDIRGRVVLDEWLRLGIVRLDEQDCVHLEAQAFVPQKGFDEKAAYFGHNLHDHACAAVHNLSGQGQPFFERSVHYDALSLGSVESLREVVAKDGMQTLLGFSRLAADLENVDLPNLEQRQRITIGLYFYTEPTDSDSQKTP; encoded by the coding sequence ATGCAATCGCCCACCCTACCTCCTTCGATGTTAAGCGCCTTGCGGCGGGTCATGCGCCCGCTGGTGCGCTTGATGCTGCGCAAGGGGGTCACCTATACGATGTTCAGCGACCTGCTCAAGGAGGTGTTCGTCGATGTCGCCGATCGTGAGTTCCGCCTCGACGACAAGGCACCCAGCGATAGCCGCATCAGCCTGCTGACAGGGGTTCATCGCAAGGATGTCAGGCGCCTGCGCGGCGAGAGCGACACATCGCACGAAGCGCTGCCCGAAAACATCACCCTGGGTGCACAACTCGTCAATGTCTGGACCAACAGCCCGCCATTCTGCGCTCAGCCTGGCCAGGCGTTACCGTTACCACGGCTGGCCAGTGTCGGTGGTGAGTGCTCGTTCGATGCCTTGGTGGCGAAGATCAGCACCGACATCCGTGGGCGGGTGGTGCTGGACGAGTGGTTACGCCTGGGTATCGTCCGGCTCGATGAGCAGGACTGTGTGCATCTGGAAGCCCAGGCATTCGTGCCACAGAAGGGGTTCGACGAAAAAGCCGCGTACTTTGGCCATAACTTGCACGACCACGCCTGTGCCGCGGTGCACAACCTCAGTGGCCAGGGACAACCGTTTTTCGAGCGCAGCGTGCACTACGACGCCTTGAGCCTGGGCAGCGTCGAGTCCCTGCGTGAGGTGGTGGCCAAAGATGGCATGCAAACGCTGCTAGGCTTCAGTCGACTGGCTGCAGACCTTGAAAACGTTGACTTGCCCAACCTCGAACAACGTCAGCGCATCACCATCGGGCTTTATTTCTACACTGAGCCCACCGACTCCGATTCGCAGAAGACGCCCTGA
- a CDS encoding PDR/VanB family oxidoreductase, with protein MSAQAEALAVQVAGLRLEAEGVISIELRALDGGELPAWEPGAHIDLLLPSGLVRQYSLCGDPQQRRSLRIAVLLEANGRGGSREVHGALRLGQQLAIRGPRNAFPMQEGQAYLFVAGGIGVTPIMAMAREAQRAGADWQMLYGGRSRRSMAFVDELQAMGAGRVEVLPADEVGLLDLDAVVAAARAGRQVYSCGPAVLLDALTARFAEAGLEGQLHLERFAPAATPVAETGEALTVILARSGTQVQVPGGCTIMAALRAAGHAVASSCEQGVCGMCETRVLDGVPDHRDMLLSESERARGNVMMLCVSRALTPTLTLDL; from the coding sequence GTGAGCGCCCAGGCCGAAGCGCTGGCCGTTCAGGTCGCGGGGTTGCGGCTGGAGGCCGAAGGCGTGATCTCGATCGAACTGCGCGCCCTCGACGGGGGCGAGCTGCCAGCCTGGGAGCCGGGTGCACACATCGACCTGCTGCTGCCCTCGGGGCTGGTGCGCCAGTACTCGTTGTGTGGCGACCCCCAGCAGCGCCGTAGCCTGCGTATTGCGGTATTGCTGGAGGCCAATGGCCGGGGTGGCTCGCGGGAGGTCCATGGCGCTTTGCGCCTGGGCCAGCAACTGGCAATTCGCGGGCCGCGCAATGCCTTCCCGATGCAAGAGGGGCAGGCGTACCTGTTCGTTGCGGGTGGTATCGGCGTGACGCCAATCATGGCCATGGCCCGCGAAGCCCAGCGCGCCGGGGCCGATTGGCAGATGCTCTATGGCGGGCGGTCGCGGCGCTCGATGGCCTTCGTCGATGAGTTGCAGGCCATGGGGGCAGGGCGGGTCGAGGTGCTGCCGGCCGATGAGGTCGGCTTGCTCGACCTCGATGCCGTGGTCGCGGCGGCCCGCGCCGGTCGGCAGGTTTACAGCTGCGGCCCGGCAGTGTTGCTCGATGCCCTCACGGCACGTTTTGCCGAGGCGGGGCTTGAGGGGCAGCTGCACCTGGAGCGTTTTGCCCCGGCGGCGACTCCGGTTGCCGAAACGGGCGAGGCGTTGACGGTGATTCTCGCCCGCAGCGGCACCCAGGTGCAGGTGCCGGGTGGGTGCACGATCATGGCGGCCTTGCGTGCGGCCGGGCATGCCGTGGCTTCATCGTGCGAGCAGGGGGTGTGCGGCATGTGTGAGACACGCGTGCTCGATGGTGTGCCTGACCACCGTGACATGCTGCTTAGCGAAAGCGAACGGGCCCGGGGCAATGTGATGATGTTGTGCGTGTCCCGGGCGTTGACGCCTACCTTGACACTGGATCTGTAG
- a CDS encoding Rieske 2Fe-2S domain-containing protein — MTTQPTQRQRAEQAMRRQWFPVARSMDLDKPQSATLLGEKLVVWRTDSGQAVVQEARCPHRGADLSLGEVHGESIGCPYHGWRFAAEGGKCSHVPSLEDQCKIPQAAAVRTFACQERYGHVWTALEEPLFELYDLAEWRELNLEWLAAEPLDSPTGVAVAVENFGDVAHFSYIHRGMMGHVNPVVEPLNVRREGLDIWMDRPLQACEGEWANDGDCMMNYHIVAPGLVAITYDYERLGKRVVAGFPCPESYDHVKIFWGVANDRDYKGGDLQECLRVEELLYLEDLPVAATITPREIDWDATVVEHSVPSDLYTLNYRRAFREFIERGQHVPVRLLDEPRAMP, encoded by the coding sequence ATGACGACCCAACCAACCCAGCGCCAACGCGCCGAACAGGCCATGCGCCGCCAATGGTTCCCGGTGGCCCGGTCGATGGACCTGGATAAACCCCAGTCCGCCACCTTGCTTGGCGAAAAACTGGTGGTGTGGCGCACCGACTCTGGCCAGGCAGTGGTGCAGGAGGCGCGCTGCCCGCACCGCGGCGCCGACCTGTCGCTCGGTGAAGTGCATGGCGAAAGCATTGGTTGCCCGTACCACGGCTGGCGCTTTGCAGCCGAGGGCGGCAAGTGCAGCCACGTACCGTCGCTGGAGGACCAGTGCAAGATCCCTCAAGCCGCCGCTGTGCGTACCTTTGCCTGCCAGGAGCGTTACGGCCATGTGTGGACAGCCCTGGAAGAGCCGCTGTTCGAACTGTATGACCTGGCCGAATGGCGCGAGCTGAACCTCGAATGGCTGGCGGCCGAGCCGCTGGATTCGCCCACCGGGGTAGCCGTGGCGGTGGAGAACTTCGGCGATGTGGCGCATTTTTCGTACATCCATCGCGGCATGATGGGCCACGTCAACCCGGTGGTGGAACCGCTTAACGTACGCCGCGAGGGCCTGGATATCTGGATGGACCGGCCGCTGCAAGCGTGCGAAGGCGAGTGGGCCAACGACGGCGATTGCATGATGAACTACCACATCGTCGCCCCTGGCCTGGTGGCCATCACCTATGACTACGAGCGTCTGGGCAAGCGTGTGGTTGCTGGCTTCCCGTGCCCGGAGTCCTACGACCATGTGAAGATCTTCTGGGGGGTGGCCAACGACCGCGACTACAAAGGTGGCGATCTGCAGGAGTGCCTGCGGGTCGAGGAACTGCTGTACCTGGAGGACCTGCCCGTGGCCGCGACCATCACCCCGCGCGAGATCGACTGGGACGCCACTGTGGTCGAGCACTCGGTGCCGTCGGACCTGTACACCCTGAACTACCGCCGGGCCTTCCGTGAGTTCATCGAGCGCGGCCAGCACGTGCCGGTACGCCTGCTCGATGAACCGAGGGCCATGCCGTGA
- a CDS encoding SDR family NAD(P)-dependent oxidoreductase produces MTQSKPARQAPQSVLSLSAEARALDGRVALITGAGRGAGRAHARLLARRGAAVAVVDVDEDVARATAAEIAEEGGRAIAIACDITDRNLSERCVAQVAEQLGGLDILVHNAGLIYSMTGLEGTDDANFDRLLAINVNAPLYLTRAALPHLRRSQAPRVIFINSQWGQVPDGHSYGYMVSKSAQLGLMKTLAKEFVGEGILVNAITPGAILTRMVPEQYIEAEQAAIPLGRLVHPEEIAAAVAFLASDEAAFITGQAIPVNGGALVVGI; encoded by the coding sequence ATGACCCAAAGCAAACCTGCCCGCCAGGCACCGCAGTCGGTGCTCTCGCTGTCTGCCGAAGCCCGCGCCCTGGACGGCCGCGTGGCATTGATCACCGGTGCCGGCCGTGGCGCCGGACGTGCCCATGCACGGCTGCTGGCCCGTCGCGGCGCGGCTGTGGCGGTGGTCGACGTCGATGAAGATGTGGCCCGCGCCACCGCCGCCGAAATTGCCGAGGAGGGTGGCCGTGCCATTGCCATCGCCTGCGACATCACCGATCGCAACCTGTCCGAACGCTGCGTGGCGCAGGTCGCCGAGCAGCTTGGCGGGCTCGACATCCTGGTGCACAACGCCGGGCTGATCTACTCGATGACCGGCCTGGAAGGCACCGACGACGCCAACTTCGACCGCCTGCTGGCGATCAACGTCAATGCCCCGCTGTACCTGACCCGCGCCGCGTTGCCGCATCTGCGCCGCAGCCAGGCGCCACGGGTGATATTCATCAACTCGCAGTGGGGCCAGGTACCCGATGGCCACTCCTACGGCTACATGGTCAGCAAGTCGGCGCAATTGGGCCTGATGAAGACCCTGGCCAAGGAGTTCGTCGGCGAGGGCATTCTGGTCAACGCGATTACCCCCGGCGCGATTCTCACACGGATGGTGCCGGAGCAATACATCGAGGCCGAGCAGGCCGCCATCCCCCTCGGACGCCTGGTGCACCCGGAAGAAATCGCTGCCGCCGTGGCCTTCCTGGCTTCGGACGAAGCCGCGTTCATCACCGGCCAGGCCATTCCCGTGAATGGCGGGGCGCTGGTGGTCGGCATCTGA
- a CDS encoding VOC family protein has protein sequence MLKLKRLDNMDILTNDVQRLVDFYHGTLGLGFFLPYAAEERWAAIEMGNVTLYLFHTTNPAPVERRTAVNLEDKPGLDSFAFEVENLDEAIAYLNGKVEWVTAEPIEWQHPNGTHYRYRPMFDPDGNMLYVTEPHKTI, from the coding sequence ATGCTCAAACTCAAACGCCTCGACAACATGGACATCCTCACCAACGACGTGCAGCGCCTGGTGGACTTCTACCACGGCACCCTTGGCCTGGGCTTCTTCCTGCCCTATGCGGCAGAAGAACGTTGGGCGGCCATCGAAATGGGCAATGTCACCCTCTACCTGTTCCACACCACCAACCCGGCACCGGTCGAGCGCCGCACCGCCGTGAACCTGGAAGACAAGCCAGGCCTGGACTCGTTCGCCTTCGAGGTTGAGAACCTGGACGAGGCCATTGCCTACCTGAACGGCAAGGTCGAGTGGGTGACCGCCGAGCCCATCGAGTGGCAGCACCCTAATGGCACCCACTACCGCTACCGGCCGATGTTCGACCCGGACGGCAACATGCTCTACGTCACCGAACCGCACAAGACCATCTGA
- a CDS encoding C45 family peptidase, with the protein MSTVFRSTQMQPAARGHEFGEVFAAKVRGTVQAYQGLFARVAKAPFDLRAMGARCLAQVAEFAPPLHEEMLGIAEGAGVDAELIGAINARTEILAVLGAPLRGECSTVVQVDPWGAPVTAQTWDWYAEFAEQWLTWEIPHADGRLTTTVTEYGIVGKPGVNNRGLGVHFNILHHQHDGADIGVPVHVLSRWILDSCADINQALQLCQRAPVSASSSLTLIAAAERASCAVSVEIHPGGPGLVFPAADGLLVHTNHFLSSPARDFDTEPGTYPDTLVRYDQLVRRLSGRPGLTASDMLAALNSHLGTTGALCCHPDPTLPEKGQYATLASITLDVVNGTLRALPGGPCRHL; encoded by the coding sequence ATGAGTACGGTTTTCCGCTCTACCCAGATGCAGCCGGCCGCCCGTGGCCATGAGTTCGGCGAAGTGTTCGCGGCCAAGGTGCGCGGCACCGTGCAGGCCTACCAGGGCTTGTTTGCTCGGGTCGCCAAGGCGCCGTTCGACCTGCGTGCCATGGGTGCCCGCTGCCTGGCACAAGTGGCCGAGTTCGCACCGCCGTTGCACGAAGAAATGCTCGGCATCGCCGAGGGGGCAGGGGTGGATGCCGAGCTGATCGGTGCCATCAACGCCCGCACCGAAATCCTGGCAGTGCTGGGAGCACCGCTGCGCGGCGAGTGCTCCACGGTGGTTCAGGTCGACCCCTGGGGCGCCCCGGTCACCGCGCAAACCTGGGACTGGTACGCCGAATTCGCCGAACAGTGGCTGACCTGGGAAATTCCCCACGCTGACGGACGCCTGACCACCACCGTGACCGAGTACGGCATCGTCGGCAAACCTGGGGTTAACAACCGTGGCCTGGGCGTGCACTTCAATATCCTGCACCACCAGCACGATGGCGCCGACATCGGCGTGCCGGTGCATGTGCTGTCGCGCTGGATACTCGACAGCTGCGCCGACATCAACCAGGCCTTGCAGTTGTGCCAGCGTGCGCCGGTGTCGGCGTCCAGCTCGCTGACCTTGATTGCCGCCGCCGAGCGCGCCAGTTGCGCGGTCTCGGTAGAAATCCACCCCGGCGGCCCAGGGCTGGTATTCCCGGCGGCCGATGGCTTGCTGGTGCACACCAACCATTTCCTCTCAAGCCCCGCCCGTGACTTCGACACCGAGCCCGGCACTTATCCAGACACCCTGGTGCGCTACGACCAGCTGGTGCGCCGGCTGAGCGGCCGCCCGGGCCTCACCGCCAGCGACATGCTCGCGGCACTCAACAGCCACCTGGGAACCACCGGTGCACTGTGCTGCCACCCCGACCCGACGCTGCCGGAGAAAGGGCAGTACGCCACCCTGGCCAGCATCACCCTCGACGTCGTCAACGGCACCCTGCGCGCACTGCCAGGCGGCCCGTGCCGTCACCTCTGA
- a CDS encoding polysaccharide deacetylase — protein sequence MRADDSGRLCWPKKSPVAVSLTFDVDAEAGLLGDSPTFARRLTSLSEGRFGVTRGVPRILELLRRHRIAATFFVPGYTAEQHPHLVETLLKDGHEIGHHGHMHLRSDKVSAEQQTEEMQQGLAALAKAGAPKPAGYRSSSWELTPETFELVLANGFAYDSSCMGDDRPYFEHFNGASILELPVHWSLDDWPMFGWSIDNGGNFTAPRVLFDTWLAEYESARRDGRHTSFTMHPEVIGRAARFEQLERLVERMVSDGDVWFARLDEVAAQVTPQLKQVNK from the coding sequence ATGCGTGCAGATGACTCCGGCCGCCTGTGCTGGCCGAAAAAGAGCCCCGTGGCCGTTTCCCTGACCTTCGACGTAGACGCCGAGGCCGGCCTGTTGGGCGACAGCCCGACGTTCGCCCGGCGCCTGACCAGCTTGTCCGAAGGCCGTTTTGGCGTGACCCGTGGCGTGCCGCGCATTCTCGAACTGCTGCGCCGCCACCGGATCGCCGCGACCTTCTTCGTACCGGGCTACACCGCCGAGCAACACCCGCACCTGGTGGAAACGCTGCTCAAGGACGGCCACGAGATCGGCCACCACGGCCACATGCACCTGCGCAGCGACAAGGTCAGCGCCGAACAACAGACCGAAGAGATGCAGCAAGGCCTGGCCGCGCTGGCCAAGGCCGGCGCACCGAAGCCTGCGGGTTATCGCTCGTCGTCCTGGGAACTGACTCCGGAAACCTTCGAGCTGGTGCTGGCCAACGGCTTTGCCTACGACTCCAGCTGCATGGGCGACGACCGCCCGTATTTCGAACACTTCAACGGCGCCTCGATCCTCGAACTGCCGGTGCACTGGTCGCTGGATGACTGGCCGATGTTCGGCTGGAGCATCGACAACGGCGGCAACTTCACCGCCCCCCGGGTGCTGTTCGACACCTGGCTGGCCGAGTACGAGTCGGCGCGCCGCGACGGCCGCCACACCAGCTTCACCATGCACCCGGAAGTGATCGGCCGCGCCGCGCGCTTCGAGCAGTTGGAGCGCCTGGTGGAACGCATGGTCAGCGACGGTGATGTCTGGTTCGCCCGTCTCGATGAAGTGGCTGCGCAGGTTACCCCGCAATTGAAACAGGTGAACAAATGA
- a CDS encoding APC family permease, whose product MHQAIAGTAPSAQLVKSIRWWDGVAITLSLPAALFVGLGYSIGAIGAWAAMTLWALIAAVAVLHNWLYSEMGAMFADKSGGIALYANEAWARRMPSLGPLATYAYWFAWATAPAIWGLAVAQIVSEQFWPQATAHLDLGPLQLGLPQAIALGVALFSWALSMVQLRFTMVILTIAGVLLMVPVLVFGTSFLTSPTWSSASFTWHTGEGVQGVRTVLAWLFIMAWSAYAVEAAASFIPEFRDTVSDTRKALRIAALILLLVFTLAPLGLTGLLGEQTMAEKPYGFLQAAAEVLLGGGATLVTLVLIAGILVLSVMGTADAGRALYQSSCDGLTVRQFGVLNRAGVPARAVTVQLFINVILVLLVGNPLAVIVAGNIGYILAHLLAVAGYVVLRRDRPELDRPIRLSRRWVWIAMALAMFDGLILLVGVTSASITGYGGLKEVLIAVAVLAISQALFRLRRLQDRKSTPCAT is encoded by the coding sequence ATGCACCAGGCCATTGCAGGCACCGCGCCAAGCGCGCAACTCGTCAAATCCATCCGCTGGTGGGACGGGGTGGCCATCACCCTCAGCCTGCCGGCTGCGTTGTTCGTCGGTCTGGGCTATTCGATCGGTGCCATCGGCGCCTGGGCAGCCATGACCTTGTGGGCGTTGATTGCCGCGGTGGCGGTGTTGCACAACTGGCTGTACTCGGAAATGGGCGCGATGTTCGCCGACAAGTCCGGCGGCATCGCCCTGTATGCCAATGAAGCCTGGGCCCGACGCATGCCCAGCCTGGGCCCGCTGGCCACCTACGCCTACTGGTTCGCCTGGGCCACGGCACCGGCTATCTGGGGGCTGGCGGTGGCGCAGATCGTCTCCGAGCAGTTCTGGCCGCAGGCGACCGCCCACTTAGACCTCGGGCCGCTGCAGTTGGGCCTGCCGCAAGCCATTGCCCTCGGTGTGGCGCTTTTCTCTTGGGCGCTCAGCATGGTCCAGCTACGTTTCACCATGGTGATTCTGACCATTGCAGGGGTACTGCTGATGGTCCCGGTGCTGGTGTTCGGCACCAGTTTCCTGACCAGCCCGACCTGGAGCAGCGCAAGCTTCACCTGGCATACCGGTGAGGGTGTGCAGGGCGTGCGCACGGTGCTGGCGTGGCTGTTCATCATGGCGTGGTCGGCCTATGCCGTGGAGGCTGCCGCCTCGTTCATCCCGGAGTTCCGCGACACCGTCAGCGACACCCGCAAGGCCCTGCGCATCGCCGCACTGATCCTGCTGCTGGTGTTTACCCTGGCGCCCCTGGGCCTGACCGGCCTGTTGGGCGAACAGACCATGGCCGAAAAGCCTTATGGGTTCTTGCAAGCTGCCGCTGAAGTGTTGCTGGGCGGTGGCGCGACCTTGGTCACCCTGGTGCTGATCGCCGGCATTCTGGTGCTTTCGGTGATGGGCACCGCCGATGCCGGTCGGGCGCTGTACCAGAGCTCGTGCGATGGCCTGACCGTCCGCCAGTTCGGCGTGCTCAACCGCGCTGGCGTCCCGGCTCGTGCGGTGACCGTGCAGTTGTTCATCAACGTGATCCTGGTGCTGCTGGTGGGTAACCCGCTGGCGGTGATCGTCGCCGGCAACATCGGTTACATCCTGGCGCACCTGCTGGCGGTGGCGGGCTATGTGGTGCTGCGCCGCGACCGACCAGAGCTGGATCGCCCCATTCGCTTGTCGCGGCGCTGGGTGTGGATTGCCATGGCCCTGGCCATGTTCGACGGGCTGATCCTGCTGGTGGGCGTGACCAGCGCCTCGATCACCGGCTACGGCGGCCTCAAGGAAGTGCTGATCGCAGTGGCCGTGCTGGCCATCTCCCAAGCCTTATTCCGGCTGCGCCGCCTGCAGGATCGCAAGTCCACCCCCTGCGCGACCTGA